A region from the Prionailurus viverrinus isolate Anna chromosome E2, UM_Priviv_1.0, whole genome shotgun sequence genome encodes:
- the ZFP36 gene encoding mRNA decay activator protein ZFP36, with the protein MDLAAIYESLLSLSPDLPSDHGETESSPGWASSGLWSLSSSDNSPAGVGARLPGRSTSLVEGRSCGWVPPPPGFAPLAPRPGPELSPSPTSPTATPTTSSRYKTELCRTFSESGRCRYGAKCQFAHGLGELRQASRHPKYKTELCHKFYLQGRCPYGSRCHFIHNPSEDLAVPGHPHVLRQSISFSGLPSGRRPSPPPAGLAGPSLSSCSFSPSSSPPPPPGDLPLSPSAFSAAPGTPVARRDPTPACCPSCRRATPGSVWGPLGGLARSPSAHSLGSDPDEYASSGSSLGGSDSPVFEAGVFGPPQPPAAPRRLPIFNRISVSE; encoded by the exons ATGGATCTCGCCGCCATCTACGAG AGCCTCCTGTCGCTGAGCCCTGACCTGCCATCTGACCACGGAGAGACTGAGTCCAGCCCAGGCTGGGCCTCCTCCGGGCTCTGGAGCCTCAGCTCTTCCGACAACAGCCCGGCTGGGGTCGGTGCCCGCCTGCCTGGCCGCTCCACCAGCCTGGTGGAGGGTCGAAGCTGTGGCTGGGTCCCGCCACCCCCAGGCTTCGCACCCCTGGCGCCCCgcccaggccctgaactgtcaccCTCACCCACCTCACCTACTGCGACCCCCACCACCTCATCCCGCTACAAGACTGAGCTATGTCGGACCTTCTCAGAGAGCGGGCGCTGCCGCTATGGGGCTAAGTGCCAGTTTGCCCACGGTCTGGGCGAGCTGCGCCAGGCCAGTCGCCACCCCAAGTACAAGACAGAACTCTGCCACAAGTTCTACCTCCAGGGCCGCTGCCCCTACGGCTCACGCTGCCACTTCATCCACAACCCCAGCGAGGATCTGGCTGTCCCAGGCCACCCCCATGTGCTTCGCCAGAGCATCAGCTTCTCAGGCCTGCCCTCCGGCCGCagaccatcaccaccaccagcgGGCCTGGCAGGCCCTTCCCTGTCctcatgctccttctctccctccagctcCCCACCGCCACCACCTGGGGACCTTCCGCTTTCACCCTCTGCTTTCTCTGCTGCCCCTGGGACCCCTGTGGCCCGAAGGGACCCCACCCCAGCCTGTTGCCCCTCCTGCCGAAGGGCTACACCGGGTAGCGTctgggggcccttgggtggccTGGCTCGGAGCCCCTCTGCACACTCCCTGGGATCTGATCCTGATGAATATgccagcagtggcagcagcctgGGGGGATCCGACTCACCCGTCTTCGAGGCTGGGGTTTTTGGGCCACCTCAGCCACCTGCAGCCCCCCGGCGCCTCCCCATCTTCAATCGAATCTCTGTTTCTGAGTGA